A section of the Petrimonas sulfuriphila genome encodes:
- a CDS encoding TlpA family protein disulfide reductase, which produces MKYIILKIYKHLFLLLFSFSLIILFTSCFNKNDKNIEEKEKNIVLIFKNCPDSINFKMLDGNLKIRTEYDVFYVNDSLYQKFYSIRPSVSDTLRINTKRKHVELSHKYNAVNEALYLFEKGDTIIFNYEDDKPFAEIMNRSTNRQEVNYNLEITKEDNIPIEALYRYQYFSNTIPKISKEKFRELLISELQTEKYLLDSLQKRNVLSINSFQYRYNNLVSKIYISFKKNGLLPFDNNFNKLLSDTVLFSENEDSLLNYKNYRDILSYKLNTRLNAIPMIRGEGYQRHNYEERFDTIFSLDFLTNNAKRHFMALELDKIFENGNVFSIEEYNRKFINLFGDSIFTKKLLRKYEIDFSQKNELLLEDMNGNTYTLQSVLNKYKGSILYIDFWASWCAPCREAFKYSRKLKSEFKDKNVVFIYLAKDDIKSNWLKACKDEKIDANSYSIINSKTSSYLSKLKVNTIPRYIIYDPKGNLINSNAPSPNTEEIRMIFNKLRKDIN; this is translated from the coding sequence ATGAAATATATTATATTGAAAATTTATAAACATCTTTTTCTTTTATTATTTAGTTTCTCTTTGATTATTTTATTTACAAGTTGTTTCAACAAAAACGATAAAAATATTGAAGAAAAAGAAAAAAATATTGTTCTTATTTTTAAAAATTGTCCAGATAGTATCAATTTCAAAATGCTCGATGGAAACTTAAAAATAAGAACGGAATATGATGTTTTCTACGTCAACGACTCATTATACCAAAAGTTTTATTCTATAAGGCCAAGTGTATCCGACACTCTTAGAATTAACACTAAAAGAAAACATGTTGAATTATCCCATAAATATAATGCCGTAAATGAAGCCTTGTATTTGTTTGAGAAAGGTGATACTATTATTTTTAATTACGAAGATGATAAGCCTTTTGCTGAAATAATGAATAGATCAACTAATAGACAAGAGGTAAATTATAATTTAGAAATAACAAAAGAAGACAATATTCCGATTGAAGCCTTATACAGGTATCAATACTTTAGTAACACAATCCCGAAAATTAGTAAAGAAAAATTTAGAGAATTATTAATTAGTGAACTACAAACTGAAAAGTATTTACTAGATTCTTTGCAAAAAAGGAATGTTTTGTCAATAAATAGTTTTCAATATCGTTACAACAATTTAGTATCTAAAATATATATTTCTTTTAAGAAAAATGGCCTATTACCCTTTGATAATAACTTCAACAAGTTACTTTCTGACACTGTGCTTTTTTCAGAAAATGAAGACTCTTTATTAAATTACAAAAATTACAGAGACATATTGTCTTATAAACTAAATACACGATTAAATGCTATACCGATGATTAGAGGTGAAGGCTATCAACGTCATAATTATGAAGAAAGATTTGATACCATCTTTAGCCTAGATTTCTTGACTAATAATGCCAAACGTCATTTTATGGCTTTGGAGTTAGATAAGATCTTTGAGAATGGCAATGTTTTTAGTATCGAAGAATATAATAGAAAATTCATAAATTTATTTGGCGATTCGATATTTACAAAAAAATTATTGAGAAAATACGAAATTGATTTTTCTCAAAAAAATGAACTTCTTCTTGAAGATATGAATGGTAATACTTATACTTTGCAGTCTGTATTAAATAAATATAAGGGATCTATTTTGTATATTGATTTCTGGGCAAGTTGGTGTGCTCCGTGCAGAGAAGCATTCAAATATAGCAGAAAGTTAAAATCAGAATTTAAAGATAAAAATGTTGTTTTTATATATTTGGCAAAAGATGATATTAAAAGCAATTGGCTAAAAGCTTGTAAGGATGAAAAAATCGACGCGAATAGTTACTCCATTATAAATTCAAAAACTTCTTCATACTTAAGTAAATTGAAAGTTAATACAATTCCTAGATATATAATTTACGATCCAAAGGGTAACCTTATAAATAGTAATGCCCCATCGCCTAATACTGAGGAGATTAGAATGATATTCAATAAACTAAGAAAAGATATAAATTAA
- a CDS encoding thioredoxin family protein, producing MKFNLIILLSFLSCVPTLQAQINKNCSLELKLNGKEYDQVRLEIALSGLEKHNVIGSSIDKQNWIFQYSDTVYKKHSGMKLYGKQNNDSIEYKFVVYMPLELDTLKYDSFTVGEESKLSASFIKSDIFEYQGKKFYTDDFLFSNKDDETMYLMAKALNEGFSLFWRDTLSYDQRISKYEKIVSLSPDSHHLMSALYGSIGRYKSKEDIARIFNNFSVENKNSYYGNKIKEYLNMNFFENSTLPDWQTNKLEPIIQDTTKYNLVIFSASWCGPCHKQIPNLKKIHNDLQEKLNMTYVSIDEPETVEEWKKLMKREQIPWRSLLAKDDVKGLQNKYYIHSIPMAFLVFPNGKIQRLQLYEEKDRKLIYAITNLK from the coding sequence ATGAAATTTAATTTGATTATTTTACTTTCATTTCTTTCTTGTGTACCTACATTGCAGGCACAAATTAACAAGAATTGCTCTCTTGAACTTAAACTCAACGGTAAAGAGTACGATCAAGTTCGTCTTGAAATAGCTTTATCGGGATTAGAAAAGCACAATGTGATCGGCAGTTCTATCGACAAGCAGAATTGGATATTTCAATACTCCGATACAGTGTATAAGAAACATTCCGGGATGAAACTGTATGGCAAACAAAATAATGACAGCATAGAATACAAATTTGTTGTGTATATGCCTTTGGAGTTAGATACTTTAAAATATGATAGTTTCACAGTCGGAGAAGAGTCTAAGCTCTCAGCTTCATTTATCAAATCTGATATTTTTGAATATCAAGGTAAAAAATTCTATACTGACGATTTCCTTTTTTCAAATAAAGACGATGAAACAATGTATTTAATGGCAAAAGCACTGAATGAGGGATTTAGTCTTTTCTGGAGAGACACGTTAAGTTATGACCAACGCATAAGTAAATATGAGAAAATAGTATCGCTTTCTCCTGATTCACATCATCTGATGTCTGCTTTATACGGATCTATTGGCAGATACAAAAGTAAAGAAGATATTGCACGCATATTTAATAACTTCTCTGTTGAAAATAAAAATTCATACTACGGGAATAAAATTAAAGAGTATTTAAATATGAATTTTTTTGAAAATTCCACTCTCCCGGATTGGCAAACAAATAAACTCGAACCAATTATTCAAGACACTACAAAATATAATCTCGTAATTTTTTCAGCCTCTTGGTGTGGACCCTGTCATAAACAAATACCCAATCTTAAAAAAATTCATAATGATTTACAAGAAAAGCTGAATATGACTTATGTCTCAATTGACGAACCGGAAACAGTTGAAGAATGGAAAAAATTAATGAAAAGAGAGCAGATACCCTGGCGAAGCCTTTTAGCTAAAGATGATGTAAAAGGATTGCAAAATAAATATTATATTCATTCCATTCCGATGGCTTTTTTAGTTTTTCCAAACGGGAAAATACAACGTCTTCAGCTTTATGAAGAGAAAGATAGAAAATTAATTTATGCAATTACTAATCTTAAATAA
- a CDS encoding HlyD family efflux transporter periplasmic adaptor subunit, with protein MGEKIKKYKEIELRSEEVQEVMSQIPSWILRRGITTLFTIVLLLLVGSWFFKYPDVITAEITVTSLEPPASIIARSTGKIDEIFVRNNEAVGAQTPLAVIQNPANSEDMLLLIQTIKRWEASDYSDETALSVFAEKSFALGSIQSVYAAFLNSLSDYQNYKTLNYYPQKIASQKQQLVTQKEYYDRIIKQEPVVNEQFKTSKSIFERDSILLSKNVISGNEYDLSKSSFLQNKQVYLSFNASLKQSELQLMQGEENLLDLQQQATELERKYQLSLQNAAEALNAQIKEWERDYLLVSPIDGFVTQMGIWSSNQNVNVGETVFTVIPSQQDTPKGKAMLPVQGAGKVRIGQRANVRINNFPDQEFGYLIGRIESISSVPDAEGFYVVEIQFPNGMKTNYEKTLPITQQILGTADIITEDLRLIERFFMPVKKILKNSL; from the coding sequence ATGGGTGAAAAAATTAAAAAATACAAGGAAATAGAGCTTCGCAGCGAGGAAGTCCAGGAGGTGATGAGTCAAATTCCATCGTGGATATTAAGAAGAGGAATAACTACATTGTTCACTATTGTTTTGTTATTACTTGTTGGCAGTTGGTTCTTTAAGTATCCCGATGTAATAACGGCCGAAATTACTGTAACTTCATTAGAACCTCCTGCGAGCATCATTGCCCGATCCACGGGAAAGATTGATGAAATATTCGTTAGAAACAACGAGGCGGTTGGAGCTCAAACGCCACTGGCGGTTATCCAGAATCCGGCAAACAGCGAAGATATGCTATTGCTTATCCAAACGATAAAACGATGGGAAGCATCGGACTATTCCGATGAAACGGCATTGTCCGTTTTTGCAGAAAAATCGTTTGCCTTGGGAAGCATCCAATCCGTTTATGCCGCTTTTCTCAACAGTTTGAGCGATTATCAGAATTATAAAACATTAAATTATTATCCTCAAAAAATTGCTTCACAAAAACAACAGTTGGTAACTCAAAAAGAATATTACGATCGCATCATCAAACAGGAGCCGGTCGTAAATGAACAATTCAAGACATCAAAAAGTATTTTCGAGCGCGACTCCATTCTTTTATCAAAAAACGTAATTTCGGGTAATGAATACGATTTATCTAAAAGCAGCTTTTTACAAAACAAGCAAGTGTATCTTTCCTTTAATGCATCGCTCAAACAGTCAGAATTACAGCTCATGCAAGGCGAAGAAAACCTGTTGGATCTTCAGCAACAGGCTACAGAATTGGAGCGAAAGTACCAGCTTTCGTTACAAAATGCTGCTGAAGCACTCAATGCTCAGATAAAAGAGTGGGAGCGCGATTATCTATTAGTGAGCCCCATCGACGGTTTTGTTACGCAAATGGGAATTTGGAGCAGCAATCAAAACGTAAATGTTGGTGAGACCGTTTTTACGGTTATCCCGTCCCAACAGGATACACCTAAAGGTAAAGCCATGCTTCCTGTTCAGGGCGCAGGGAAGGTCAGGATAGGGCAGCGAGCAAATGTCCGCATCAACAATTTCCCGGACCAGGAGTTTGGTTATTTAATTGGAAGAATTGAAAGCATATCAAGTGTTCCAGACGCCGAAGGATTTTACGTGGTGGAAATTCAATTCCCAAACGGGATGAAAACCAATTATGAAAAAACACTACCCATAACCCAACAGATACTGGGTACAGCTGATATTATTACTGAAGATCTACGGTTGATAGAGCGTTTTTTTATGCCGGTAAAAAAAATATTAAAGAATAGTTTATGA
- a CDS encoding peptidase domain-containing ABC transporter, translating into MKLNLFTTYTQLDAMDCGPTCLRMIAKHYGRHYSLETLRQYSFITREGVSMLGISDAAEHIGFRTSGVMISFEQLVKDAPLPCIVHWKQNHFVVVHNIKKDKKAGHRIYVADPALGLVTYDEVDFKKCWYSTKKDEEEKGTALLLEPGPEFFDREDEKENRNRSLRYFLRYLAPYKSQLVQLVLGMLVVSILQLIFPFLTQSLVDVGIRDGNLGFITLILIAQLVIFVARLSVEFIRSWILLHMNTRINIALISDFLAKLMKMPLRYFDTKMTGDIMQRIGDHGRIETFLTGNSISTLFSFVNFFVFAFVLAYYNLIILGIFLAGNALYVAWILFFMKYRRELDHKRFAQSAGEQSNIIQLITGMQEIKLNNCEKQKRWQWERIQVKLFKIGIKGLVLGQLQQVGSVFFSQTTNIIVSFIAAKAVVEGQMTLGMMMALTYIIGQLSAPVEQFIGFARSFQDAQISLERLNEVHGKEDEEETIENKLTVLPDKRDISIENLSFSYDGADRDYVLDNINLTIPQEKVTAIVGASGSGKTTLIKLLLGFYEPNKGTIKVGETPLSIINPHLWRSKSGSVMQDGFIFSDTIAQNIGVGNDYVDIEKLRHAVTVANIRDFIDSLPLGYNTKIGMEGSGISQGQRQRILIARAVYKNPEFIFLDEATNALDANNEKEIMKHLQEFYKGKTVVVVAHRLSTVRNADKIVVLDQGKVAEEGAHQELTALRGKYYELVKNQLELGK; encoded by the coding sequence ATGAAATTAAATTTATTTACAACTTACACCCAGCTTGACGCCATGGACTGCGGCCCCACCTGCCTGCGCATGATAGCCAAACACTACGGCAGACACTACAGCCTGGAAACACTTCGTCAATATTCGTTTATTACACGTGAAGGTGTATCCATGTTGGGAATAAGCGATGCAGCGGAACATATCGGGTTTCGCACATCGGGAGTGATGATTTCATTTGAGCAGCTGGTAAAAGACGCGCCGTTACCCTGCATCGTGCATTGGAAACAGAACCACTTTGTGGTAGTTCACAACATCAAGAAGGATAAAAAAGCAGGACACCGGATTTACGTGGCGGATCCCGCGTTGGGTTTGGTAACATATGACGAAGTCGATTTCAAGAAATGCTGGTACAGTACCAAAAAAGACGAGGAGGAAAAAGGAACGGCACTGCTTTTAGAACCCGGTCCCGAGTTTTTCGACCGAGAAGACGAAAAAGAAAACCGCAACCGCAGTTTACGTTATTTCCTGCGTTACCTTGCACCCTACAAAAGCCAGTTGGTACAATTGGTGTTGGGAATGTTGGTTGTGAGTATCCTGCAACTGATTTTTCCGTTTCTTACACAATCCTTGGTGGACGTGGGTATCCGCGATGGAAACTTGGGTTTTATCACGCTCATACTGATTGCCCAGCTTGTTATCTTCGTCGCCCGCCTTTCCGTGGAGTTTATCCGGAGCTGGATATTGTTGCACATGAACACAAGGATAAACATTGCTCTTATTTCCGATTTTTTGGCTAAATTGATGAAAATGCCGCTCCGTTATTTCGACACGAAAATGACGGGAGATATCATGCAACGTATCGGCGACCACGGACGCATCGAAACGTTCCTTACGGGCAATTCCATCAGCACGCTTTTCTCGTTTGTCAACTTCTTCGTGTTCGCCTTTGTCTTGGCGTATTACAACTTGATCATCCTCGGTATCTTCCTTGCCGGAAACGCCTTGTATGTGGCTTGGATACTCTTCTTTATGAAATACCGCCGCGAGCTGGACCACAAACGTTTCGCCCAGTCGGCCGGAGAACAGAGCAACATCATCCAGCTGATTACGGGAATGCAGGAAATCAAACTGAACAATTGTGAAAAGCAAAAGCGCTGGCAATGGGAACGCATCCAGGTAAAACTGTTCAAGATCGGGATAAAGGGATTGGTTTTGGGTCAACTCCAACAGGTCGGTTCCGTGTTCTTCAGCCAGACCACCAATATCATTGTTTCGTTTATAGCTGCCAAAGCTGTTGTGGAAGGACAAATGACACTGGGAATGATGATGGCGCTGACCTACATCATCGGACAACTGTCCGCGCCGGTGGAGCAGTTTATCGGTTTCGCCCGTTCATTCCAGGATGCCCAAATCAGTTTGGAGCGGTTGAACGAAGTTCACGGCAAAGAAGACGAAGAAGAAACCATTGAAAACAAATTGACTGTATTGCCCGATAAACGCGACATTTCCATCGAAAACCTCTCATTCAGTTACGACGGCGCCGACCGTGATTATGTGTTGGATAATATCAATCTGACTATTCCTCAGGAAAAAGTAACCGCCATAGTGGGAGCTAGCGGAAGCGGAAAAACCACGTTAATAAAACTATTGTTGGGTTTTTACGAGCCCAACAAGGGAACCATCAAAGTGGGCGAGACACCGTTAAGCATAATCAATCCGCACTTGTGGCGGAGCAAATCCGGCTCGGTCATGCAGGACGGATTTATCTTTTCGGACACTATCGCACAAAACATCGGTGTAGGAAATGATTATGTTGACATAGAGAAACTTCGTCATGCCGTAACAGTTGCCAATATTCGTGATTTTATTGATTCCCTGCCTTTGGGTTACAATACCAAGATCGGAATGGAGGGAAGCGGAATAAGCCAAGGCCAGCGTCAACGCATCCTGATTGCCCGGGCCGTATATAAAAACCCGGAATTTATCTTTCTCGATGAAGCCACCAATGCTTTAGATGCCAATAACGAGAAAGAAATCATGAAACACCTACAGGAGTTTTATAAAGGGAAGACGGTAGTTGTGGTGGCACACCGATTAAGCACGGTACGCAATGCCGACAAAATAGTGGTGTTAGACCAGGGAAAAGTAGCGGAAGAAGGTGCACACCAAGAACTGACCGCTTTGCGTGGCAAATATTACGAATTGGTTAAAAACCAGTTGGAGTTGGGTAAATGA
- a CDS encoding TIGR04149 family rSAM-modified RiPP, which translates to MKKLSKIKLKDAVVLENREMKAIFGGSGVSGTCGYRIVYIDPAETVIKCNLSFQEVDNAIAHAWALGLEYNWCCDSCSTTSYCG; encoded by the coding sequence ATGAAAAAATTAAGTAAAATTAAATTGAAGGATGCGGTTGTTCTTGAAAACCGAGAAATGAAAGCTATTTTCGGAGGATCTGGAGTATCAGGAACATGCGGTTACAGGATAGTTTACATTGATCCAGCCGAAACTGTCATCAAATGTAATCTATCTTTTCAAGAGGTAGATAATGCGATTGCTCATGCTTGGGCACTGGGTCTTGAATATAATTGGTGCTGTGACAGTTGTTCGACAACATCTTATTGCGGATAA
- a CDS encoding glycosyltransferase, with the protein MDKEDIKVSIVYIIKDTGCPCQYGIRSILEETLSLFEIIVLDLSNSNETIDVIHDIQDNSVRYIKASSGFVELFKQGISQSKGEYISFLESDCVISADKLKKQYDYLKSNLDDDCVCTGVNFHDYCNFKIEGRYSSNELIYEIIFCNPVFFSSLMFRKSSLMRFNFSSGLYKGSNIFSNSYALLADMIMNNFKIGSLGEYLVSCKLQQRVPDADFKLQIMMIQTEFLNYIASEIVLLDSNAIDEINEYIALFENRQLDFDSLRLKIATLYKSKFILSKPPKSKRKILFCIPNLSHGGAEKQLITWLENLDYSLFEIDLLLFNKYGVYLKDIPTEVNWFTLDYFEKYTIKEYDIEVAFLEGSATKFIANRKTNAKKHAWVRTDLYNLHYTRVFFKDLQEEISCYLKFDKILFNTKETLPRFIERFGDIPVDKSVVYNLTDRQKIIRLSNEYSVKRNNEITLCCIGRLDAEKAYDRLLFVLGDLKDNGLSFYLWIIGEGSLRISLEETIRKLSLEENVTLLGFCDNPFPYLKGCDVFVHTSIAEGYANVVAEAICLGKPILATNTVGPSELLDDGRYGCLVKNDYREIYEALRELITNKELRDDLSKKALERSSIFDLNMRMKRIMEILS; encoded by the coding sequence ATGGATAAGGAAGATATTAAAGTCAGCATAGTTTATATTATTAAAGATACAGGATGTCCATGCCAATACGGTATCAGAAGTATTTTAGAAGAAACATTGTCCTTATTTGAAATCATTGTACTGGATTTAAGCAATTCAAATGAGACTATCGATGTTATTCATGATATTCAGGATAATAGTGTCAGATACATTAAAGCCTCATCCGGGTTCGTTGAATTATTTAAACAGGGAATTTCGCAATCTAAAGGAGAATATATTTCTTTTTTAGAGTCAGATTGTGTGATAAGTGCAGATAAATTGAAAAAACAGTATGATTATTTGAAAAGTAATTTGGACGATGATTGTGTTTGTACCGGTGTGAATTTTCATGACTATTGTAATTTCAAAATTGAAGGCCGTTATTCTTCCAATGAACTAATATACGAAATCATTTTTTGTAATCCTGTTTTTTTCTCTTCGTTGATGTTTAGAAAATCTTCCTTAATGAGATTTAATTTTTCATCCGGTCTGTATAAAGGGAGCAATATTTTCAGCAATAGCTATGCGTTATTGGCAGACATGATTATGAATAATTTCAAGATTGGATCTCTTGGTGAATACTTGGTTTCATGTAAACTACAGCAAAGAGTACCGGACGCAGACTTTAAATTGCAAATAATGATGATTCAAACAGAATTTTTAAACTATATTGCGTCAGAAATAGTTTTATTGGATAGTAATGCGATAGATGAGATAAACGAGTATATTGCCTTATTTGAAAACAGACAGTTAGATTTTGATTCTTTAAGATTAAAAATAGCAACATTATATAAATCGAAATTCATATTATCAAAACCACCAAAATCAAAAAGGAAAATACTGTTTTGCATACCCAATTTAAGTCATGGAGGTGCAGAGAAACAGTTAATAACATGGCTTGAAAATTTAGACTATAGTCTCTTTGAGATCGATTTGCTCCTTTTTAACAAGTATGGAGTTTATTTGAAAGATATTCCAACGGAAGTTAACTGGTTTACCTTAGATTATTTTGAGAAGTATACTATAAAAGAGTACGATATTGAAGTAGCCTTTTTGGAGGGTAGCGCGACAAAATTTATTGCAAATAGAAAAACAAATGCTAAAAAACATGCATGGGTGAGGACTGATTTATATAATTTACATTATACACGTGTGTTTTTTAAAGATTTACAAGAAGAGATATCTTGTTATTTGAAATTTGATAAGATCTTATTTAATACAAAGGAAACATTACCGCGTTTTATAGAGAGATTTGGAGATATACCGGTAGATAAATCAGTTGTATACAATCTGACAGACAGACAAAAAATAATTCGTTTAAGTAATGAATATTCGGTAAAAAGAAATAATGAAATTACACTGTGTTGCATAGGAAGGCTGGATGCGGAAAAAGCGTATGACAGGCTGTTATTCGTTTTGGGTGATTTGAAGGATAACGGGTTGAGCTTTTACCTCTGGATCATTGGTGAAGGTAGCTTAAGAATTTCCCTAGAAGAAACGATAAGAAAACTTTCTTTGGAAGAGAATGTCACATTATTAGGTTTTTGTGATAATCCCTTCCCATATCTAAAGGGGTGTGATGTGTTTGTGCATACATCCATAGCGGAAGGGTATGCAAACGTTGTAGCAGAAGCCATCTGTTTAGGTAAGCCAATTCTTGCCACCAATACGGTAGGCCCTTCTGAATTACTCGATGATGGGCGATATGGATGTTTAGTTAAAAATGATTACCGTGAAATTTACGAAGCATTACGAGAATTAATTACCAATAAAGAATTAAGAGATGATTTGTCTAAAAAAGCCCTTGAAAGATCATCCATTTTTGACCTTAACATGAGAATGAAAAGGATAATGGAAATTTTAAGTTGA
- a CDS encoding GLPGLI family protein, with amino-acid sequence MVNGWKKLFFCVSLFLMMYGFDSLSVMVLSSTRNFSNENRLDSILLNVLFVFKHQANKQEEVIIQTDTMVLAVGNDWSVYYDWNKKKRDSIDGANLAMNPVYRKISFRVDPEELQLKLEKKMSIYHMIDASEGESAKIYKNRSEQKIVITDDYSDTFFRLQEQPVLHEWIITDDTLTLLNYVCQKGVTEFRGRTYSVWFTTDIPINDGPWKLYGLPGLILKVEDSEKIFCFEAIGLNKVKNQFIEMPNRKNIIECENYLQLQKIRKNRFQRVSYGFVEEGKVVYYGAKNPIEIIELEK; translated from the coding sequence ATGGTCAATGGGTGGAAAAAACTTTTTTTTTGCGTCTCCCTTTTCTTGATGATGTACGGTTTTGATTCATTATCCGTTATGGTGCTTTCGTCGACAAGGAATTTTTCGAATGAGAATAGGCTGGATTCAATACTATTAAATGTTCTATTTGTATTTAAACATCAAGCAAATAAACAGGAAGAAGTGATAATACAAACAGACACTATGGTCTTAGCTGTTGGCAATGATTGGTCGGTATATTATGATTGGAACAAAAAAAAACGTGATTCGATAGATGGTGCTAATTTAGCGATGAATCCTGTATATCGAAAGATCAGCTTTCGAGTGGATCCTGAAGAACTTCAGCTAAAGTTAGAGAAAAAAATGTCAATTTATCATATGATTGATGCAAGTGAAGGAGAATCCGCTAAAATTTATAAGAACCGATCTGAACAAAAAATAGTAATCACTGATGACTATTCTGATACTTTCTTTCGGTTACAAGAACAACCGGTATTGCATGAATGGATAATTACCGACGACACACTAACATTATTGAATTATGTTTGTCAAAAAGGTGTTACTGAGTTCAGAGGTAGAACATACTCGGTGTGGTTTACGACGGATATCCCCATAAATGATGGCCCCTGGAAATTGTATGGCTTGCCTGGACTGATATTGAAAGTAGAAGATTCGGAAAAAATATTCTGTTTTGAAGCGATTGGCCTGAATAAAGTAAAAAATCAATTCATTGAAATGCCCAATCGAAAAAATATTATTGAATGTGAGAACTATTTGCAATTACAGAAAATAAGGAAGAATCGATTTCAAAGAGTAAGTTATGGATTTGTAGAAGAAGGTAAAGTGGTTTATTATGGTGCTAAGAATCCTATTGAAATAATTGAATTAGAAAAATAA
- a CDS encoding glycosyltransferase codes for MKNIYIFDEYISSQKNGIGTYLRELLHCFKSSGHSICLIIFNADTEEFSIVEEKETKKLLFPVMKGHFLHHVQVMDKFLRLYIEDDPNNIFFLNHSPCGDLMESLKKTFPLSKIIFTIHDFGWTAPLMGNLKEYKQLTKNKSSSTDQSRNAKRDFSNCYEEEKRMYGFADRIICLSPDSYAVLRSVYKLNKKKISFIPNGLRESSIVSKRKNSEEIRNSLNIRNDEKILVVIGRPTKQKGIFALMEAMKLILKTNRNVRLVIIGDANEQSLRELIQAKSSCTLSITFTGLLDKDNIYKWLSVADIGVIPSYYEQCSFVGIEMMMFGLPIVTSNGVGIRNMFQNEINGLVAKIGNRNKPEEYSRNLAEAITKLLDSQDLCNRLSAGALKTYEDRYSIHHMKENYRALIESLY; via the coding sequence ATGAAAAACATTTATATTTTCGATGAATATATCAGTTCCCAAAAGAATGGAATCGGCACGTACCTGCGGGAATTATTGCATTGTTTTAAATCATCCGGACATAGCATCTGTCTGATTATTTTTAACGCCGACACGGAAGAATTCAGTATCGTTGAAGAAAAAGAGACTAAAAAGTTACTTTTTCCCGTTATGAAAGGCCATTTTTTGCATCATGTGCAGGTGATGGATAAGTTTTTGAGATTATATATTGAAGACGATCCTAATAATATTTTCTTTTTAAATCACTCGCCGTGCGGTGATCTTATGGAATCGCTGAAGAAAACATTTCCCTTGTCCAAAATTATTTTTACCATCCATGATTTCGGATGGACGGCACCTCTAATGGGGAATTTAAAAGAGTACAAGCAGCTGACCAAAAATAAATCTTCTAGTACCGACCAGTCAAGAAATGCAAAAAGGGATTTTTCTAATTGTTATGAAGAAGAAAAAAGGATGTATGGATTTGCGGATCGGATTATCTGTTTATCGCCGGATTCTTATGCTGTTTTGCGCTCCGTTTATAAATTGAATAAGAAAAAAATCTCATTTATCCCAAACGGATTGCGGGAATCCAGCATTGTCTCAAAACGGAAAAATTCGGAAGAAATAAGAAATTCGTTGAATATAAGAAATGATGAAAAGATCCTTGTGGTCATTGGACGGCCGACTAAACAAAAAGGGATATTTGCCTTAATGGAGGCAATGAAATTAATTTTAAAAACAAATCGGAATGTAAGGCTTGTGATTATCGGTGATGCCAATGAACAGTCTTTAAGAGAGCTGATACAGGCCAAATCATCGTGTACTTTATCCATAACCTTTACAGGCCTGTTAGATAAGGACAATATATACAAATGGCTATCCGTTGCAGACATAGGAGTAATTCCCTCCTATTACGAACAATGCAGTTTTGTGGGAATTGAGATGATGATGTTCGGTTTACCCATTGTCACATCGAATGGTGTCGGGATTAGAAATATGTTTCAAAATGAGATCAATGGTTTGGTTGCGAAAATAGGCAACAGGAACAAGCCAGAAGAATACTCACGAAATTTGGCTGAGGCAATAACAAAGCTATTAGACTCTCAGGATTTATGCAATCGGTTAAGTGCAGGAGCCTTAAAAACGTATGAAGACAGGTATTCAATCCACCATATGAAAGAGAATTACAGGGCGTTAATCGAATCCCTGTATTAA
- a CDS encoding TIGR04149 family rSAM-modified RiPP, with product MRKLSKIKLQEAVILEDREMKMIYGGSGDNNADCTELACIVGAECWGIVNDKLTKGYCSSGVLVPGDSSCACVF from the coding sequence ATGAGAAAATTAAGTAAAATCAAACTGCAAGAAGCAGTTATCTTGGAAGACCGTGAAATGAAAATGATTTACGGTGGAAGTGGCGACAACAATGCCGATTGTACTGAATTAGCCTGTATAGTCGGAGCTGAATGTTGGGGTATTGTGAATGATAAACTTACAAAAGGGTATTGTTCAAGTGGAGTTTTGGTACCTGGAGATAGTTCATGTGCATGTGTTTTCTAA